A stretch of the Planctomycetota bacterium genome encodes the following:
- the trpA gene encoding tryptophan synthase subunit alpha: protein MNRIDSIFAGLRARGERGLMPFVCGGRPAGAPMAGILRAIEEAGGSIAEIGIPFSDPIADGPVIAEAMHQAIESGVTPGGLFGEVEAARAGLDIGLVAMASFSIAFRLGGPDGFAALAARSGFDGLIIPDCPLEEAGELAVACGEHGLTLSHLVSPTTPPARAEALARASTGFVYLVARAGITGERAGLPDIQGRVAQLRECTDLPIACGFGISTSQQVAETVRHADAAIVGSALVRRLEASTAADAPGVVRQFVGELGSGLRGA from the coding sequence GTGAACCGCATCGATTCGATCTTCGCCGGCCTGCGTGCGCGGGGGGAGCGCGGGCTGATGCCCTTTGTCTGCGGCGGCCGGCCCGCGGGCGCCCCGATGGCCGGCATCCTGCGAGCCATCGAAGAGGCCGGCGGCTCGATCGCCGAGATCGGCATCCCCTTCAGCGATCCCATCGCCGATGGGCCGGTCATCGCCGAGGCGATGCACCAGGCCATCGAGTCCGGCGTGACGCCCGGGGGCCTCTTCGGGGAGGTCGAGGCGGCGCGGGCAGGCCTGGATATAGGCCTTGTCGCGATGGCGAGCTTCTCGATCGCCTTCCGGCTCGGCGGTCCCGACGGCTTCGCGGCGCTGGCGGCCCGATCGGGGTTCGACGGACTCATCATCCCGGATTGCCCCCTGGAAGAAGCCGGCGAGCTCGCGGTGGCCTGCGGCGAGCACGGCCTGACGCTCAGCCACCTCGTCTCGCCCACCACGCCGCCTGCGCGGGCGGAGGCCCTGGCCCGCGCGTCCACCGGCTTCGTCTACCTCGTGGCGCGGGCGGGCATCACGGGCGAGCGGGCCGGCCTGCCCGATATCCAGGGCCGGGTCGCGCAGCTGCGGGAATGCACCGACCTGCCCATCGCCTGCGGCTTCGGCATCTCGACGTCCCAGCAGGTGGCCGAGACGGTGCGGCACGCCGACGCGGCGATCGTCGGCAGCGCCCTGGTGCGGCGTCTGGAGGCCAGCACCGCCGCCGACGCCCCGGGAGTGGTCCGCCAATTCGTCGGCGAGCTTGGTTCCGGGCTCCGGGGTGCATAG